In Candidatus Saccharimonadales bacterium, one genomic interval encodes:
- the rplU gene encoding 50S ribosomal protein L21 — protein sequence MKKAVIKVGGKQYVAAEKETLLVDLLPEGTKELTLDALLVIDGEKTTVGTPTVKDVKVIAKVVEDLVKGDKIRVIRYKSKKRVHKENGHRQKYSKLEITSIK from the coding sequence ATGAAGAAAGCAGTCATTAAGGTTGGTGGCAAACAATATGTTGCGGCCGAAAAAGAGACCCTCCTGGTGGACCTCCTCCCGGAAGGAACAAAAGAGCTCACGCTTGATGCACTGTTGGTTATTGATGGTGAAAAAACCACTGTCGGCACGCCAACGGTTAAAGACGTGAAGGTAATTGCCAAGGTGGTGGAAGATCTCGTAAAGGGCGATAAGATCCGCGTGATCCGCTACAAATCAAAAAAGCGTGTTCACAAGGAAAATGGTCATCGCCAGAAATACTCAAAGCTCGAAATCACTTCGATCAAGTAA